One Kineococcus radiotolerans SRS30216 = ATCC BAA-149 DNA window includes the following coding sequences:
- a CDS encoding TetR family transcriptional regulator gives MTTVPDLRERRRLATRAEIEQVALDLFARNGSERTTVDDIAAAAGVSPRTFFRYFATKEDAALGANRAFDTALAERLAAHVDGRSSIADVEAAIADVLAEMAAEDGAVQRMLRVRCLVVEDAGLRAALLRLDAEQSRAFFGRIAAATGSPTVDLRARIVAETLGAALRAALDDWAARREQGEDVDLVTTYRQACATLREVTAP, from the coding sequence GTGACCACCGTCCCGGACCTGCGCGAACGCCGCCGCCTGGCCACCCGGGCCGAGATCGAGCAGGTCGCCCTGGACCTCTTCGCCCGGAACGGCTCCGAACGCACGACCGTCGACGACATCGCCGCCGCGGCCGGGGTCTCCCCCCGGACGTTCTTCCGCTACTTCGCCACCAAGGAGGACGCCGCCCTCGGCGCCAACCGCGCCTTCGACACCGCCCTGGCCGAGCGCCTCGCCGCGCACGTCGACGGCCGCTCCTCGATCGCCGACGTCGAGGCGGCCATCGCCGACGTCCTCGCCGAGATGGCCGCCGAGGACGGCGCGGTGCAGCGGATGCTGCGGGTGCGCTGCCTCGTCGTCGAGGACGCCGGGCTGCGCGCCGCCCTGCTGCGCCTGGACGCCGAGCAGTCGCGCGCCTTCTTCGGGCGCATCGCCGCCGCGACCGGTTCGCCCACCGTCGACCTGCGCGCGCGGATCGTCGCCGAGACCCTCGGCGCCGCGCTGCGCGCCGCCCTCGACGACTGGGCCGCGCGGCGCGAGCAGGGCGAGGACGTCGACCTCGTCA
- a CDS encoding DUF4194 domain-containing protein, giving the protein MSTPDERTDGDDLDAADALDPASAGEDPAALDEEGLFTGDTGTLPRAVRTVLVQLLKRRYLSAERHPRSWRVLVENQRALRSRLNDVFLDLVVDQDHQVAYKQQAVSRTGQQRFPTLLHDQPWSREETALLICLRRLARSRSASGEGAVFVDREELLQEVAHFRPLDSTNHVRDEQSAAAGVDSLVRQEVLLETGTENRYRVSPILEVLLPVDVVQRIAARLGAGAPAGDAAEDVAGDVVGEPA; this is encoded by the coding sequence ATGAGCACCCCCGACGAGCGCACCGACGGCGACGACCTCGACGCCGCTGACGCCCTGGACCCCGCGAGCGCCGGGGAGGACCCCGCCGCGCTGGACGAGGAGGGCCTGTTCACCGGGGACACCGGCACCCTGCCCCGCGCGGTGCGGACCGTCCTGGTGCAGCTGCTGAAGCGCCGCTACCTCTCCGCCGAACGCCACCCGCGCTCCTGGCGGGTCCTGGTGGAGAACCAGCGCGCGCTGCGGTCGCGGCTGAACGACGTGTTCCTGGACCTCGTCGTGGACCAGGACCACCAGGTCGCGTACAAGCAGCAGGCGGTGTCGCGCACCGGGCAGCAGCGGTTCCCGACGCTGCTGCACGACCAGCCGTGGTCGCGGGAGGAGACGGCGCTGCTCATCTGCCTGCGCCGCCTGGCGCGCTCGCGCTCGGCGAGCGGGGAGGGGGCGGTGTTCGTGGACCGGGAGGAACTGCTGCAGGAGGTCGCGCACTTCCGTCCCCTGGACAGCACCAACCACGTGCGCGACGAGCAGTCGGCCGCGGCGGGCGTGGACAGCCTGGTCCGCCAGGAGGTGCTGCTGGAGACGGGCACGGAGAACCGGTACCGGGTGTCCCCGATCCTGGAGGTGCTGCTGCCCGTCGACGTGGTGCAGCGCATCGCGGCGCGGCTGGGCGCGGGTGCCCCCGCCGGGGACGCCGCCGAGGACGTCGCCGGGGACGTCGTGGGGGAGCCGGCGTGA
- a CDS encoding MDR family MFS transporter, producing MSTNEDTTLPAPPPAAAPAAVPAERDRLAPGDGTVIALLLVSAFVVILNETIMGVALPRLMADLGITAATGQWLTTGFMLTMAVVIPATGFIMERFRLRQVFVAAMSLFSLGTAIAAVAPGFELLLVGRIVQASGTAVMMPLLMTTALTLVPAASRGRTMGMISVVISVAPAIGPTISGIILNSLSWRWMFIIVLPIALIALGLGTWKVRNVTAPRHARLDVLSLLLSAVGFGGLIYGLSSLGESATGHAPVAPWVPVLVGVLALAAFVRRQFGLQRTSGALMDLRVFANRSFTVSTIVLVTSFMGLFGTLIVLPIFLQTVLELGSLETGLLLLPGGAAMGVLSPVVGRLFDRYGPRPLVTPGAVLVSGALWLLTTLHAGTPAGMVVAVHTLLSVGLAFMFTPLFTSALGSLRAELYGHGSAIVGTVQQLAGAAGTALFVTVLSTTSADSLAGGATALHATADGVRSAFVWGGVISLVALALSLLVRRPPLVPGPRTPVH from the coding sequence ATGTCCACCAACGAGGACACCACCCTGCCCGCGCCACCCCCGGCCGCTGCTCCCGCCGCCGTCCCGGCCGAGCGGGACCGGCTGGCCCCCGGTGACGGCACCGTCATCGCCCTGCTGCTGGTCTCCGCCTTCGTCGTCATCCTCAACGAGACGATCATGGGCGTGGCGCTGCCGCGCCTCATGGCCGACCTCGGCATCACCGCCGCCACCGGTCAGTGGCTCACCACCGGGTTCATGCTCACCATGGCCGTGGTCATCCCCGCCACCGGTTTCATCATGGAGCGCTTCCGGCTGCGGCAGGTCTTCGTCGCGGCGATGAGCCTGTTCAGCCTCGGCACCGCGATCGCCGCCGTCGCCCCCGGCTTCGAGCTGCTGCTCGTCGGCCGGATCGTGCAGGCCAGCGGCACGGCGGTGATGATGCCGCTGCTGATGACGACGGCCCTGACCCTCGTCCCCGCCGCGAGCCGCGGGCGGACGATGGGCATGATCTCGGTGGTCATCTCCGTCGCCCCCGCGATCGGCCCGACGATCTCCGGGATCATCCTGAACTCGCTGTCCTGGCGGTGGATGTTCATCATCGTGCTGCCGATCGCCCTCATCGCCCTCGGGCTGGGGACCTGGAAGGTCCGCAACGTCACCGCCCCGCGCCACGCCCGCCTCGACGTGCTGTCGCTGCTGCTGTCCGCGGTCGGTTTCGGCGGCCTCATCTACGGGCTGTCCAGCCTCGGGGAGTCGGCCACCGGGCACGCCCCGGTCGCGCCGTGGGTCCCCGTCCTCGTCGGGGTCCTCGCCCTGGCGGCGTTCGTCCGGCGGCAGTTCGGCCTCCAGCGCACCTCCGGCGCGCTGATGGACCTGCGGGTGTTCGCCAACCGCTCGTTCACCGTCTCGACGATCGTGCTCGTGACGAGCTTCATGGGCCTGTTCGGCACGCTCATCGTGCTGCCGATCTTCCTGCAGACGGTGCTGGAGCTGGGGTCGCTGGAGACCGGTCTGCTCCTGCTGCCCGGGGGCGCGGCGATGGGCGTGCTCTCGCCCGTCGTGGGCCGGTTGTTCGACCGGTACGGGCCGCGGCCGCTGGTGACGCCGGGCGCGGTGCTGGTCAGCGGCGCCCTGTGGCTGCTGACGACGCTGCACGCGGGCACGCCCGCCGGAATGGTCGTGGCCGTCCACACCCTGCTCAGCGTCGGGCTCGCGTTCATGTTCACCCCGCTGTTCACCTCCGCGCTCGGGTCGCTGCGCGCGGAGCTGTACGGGCACGGCAGCGCCATCGTCGGCACCGTCCAGCAGCTCGCCGGGGCGGCGGGGACCGCGCTGTTCGTCACGGTCCTCTCCACCACCTCCGCCGACAGCCTCGCGGGCGGGGCCACGGCCCTGCACGCCACGGCCGACGGGGTGCGGAGCGCGTTCGTGTGGGGCGGGGTCATCTCCCTGGTCGCCCTCGCCCTGTCGCTGCTGGTCCGGCGCCCGCCGCTGGTCCCCGGCCCGCGGACGCCGGTGCACTGA
- a CDS encoding GPP34 family phosphoprotein, producing MLIADRAALLLLDADGRRRAPARAVAAVLAGALLGELVLLRRLDLDPGTEALRAHPGPDPGPRLAAALAVVADTGGDVGRSLRALAARPLWDDAVAALAKTGALRTERRRRFLVLTSVRWFPREESVTPLRTQVRAAVRAAGSRRAGAVDPATVGLLVLLAGAGGLAPLLGDPGDPGDPGELDLDDAVEVLAAARALPPEALEALEDVETAVSVRAHALAGGDSSSSDTGSGNWGDGHHGGSDGGSGGSDSGGGGGGGD from the coding sequence GTGCTGATCGCCGACCGGGCCGCCCTGCTCCTGCTCGACGCCGACGGCCGCCGCCGGGCGCCCGCGCGGGCCGTGGCCGCGGTCCTCGCCGGGGCGCTGCTCGGCGAGCTCGTCCTGCTGCGCCGCCTCGACCTCGACCCGGGCACCGAGGCGCTGCGCGCCCACCCCGGCCCCGACCCCGGACCCCGGCTCGCCGCCGCCCTCGCGGTGGTCGCCGACACCGGCGGCGACGTCGGCCGCAGCCTGCGCGCGCTGGCGGCGCGGCCGCTGTGGGACGACGCGGTGGCCGCCCTGGCGAAGACCGGCGCGCTGCGCACCGAGCGCCGGCGGCGGTTCCTCGTGCTGACGTCGGTGCGCTGGTTCCCCCGGGAGGAGTCCGTCACCCCCCTGCGGACGCAGGTGCGCGCGGCGGTGCGGGCCGCCGGGTCGCGCCGGGCGGGCGCGGTCGACCCGGCGACGGTCGGCCTGCTGGTGCTGCTGGCCGGGGCCGGGGGCCTGGCCCCGCTGCTCGGGGACCCCGGCGACCCCGGCGACCCCGGGGAGCTCGACCTGGACGACGCGGTTGAGGTGCTGGCCGCCGCCCGGGCCCTGCCCCCCGAGGCGCTGGAGGCGCTGGAGGACGTCGAGACCGCCGTCAGCGTCCGGGCCCACGCCCTCGCGGGCGGGGACTCCTCCTCCTCCGACACCGGCTCGGGCAACTGGGGGGACGGTCACCACGGCGGCTCCGACGGGGGGTCCGGCGGGTCGGACTCCGGCGGGGGCGGCGGCGGGGGCGACTGA
- a CDS encoding DUF3375 domain-containing protein: MSSIRDDLVRAQQAFARPTLELLRRPSGPLVVAVLTCVFAGQRTRVPADRLHSQVHGLLGELALHGHEVPDVPARDLCRGWVARQWLSLAASGEEGEEEYALTSHAQDAVEYVARLSGPRVLLGESRIRTILDTARRCATGARADREWRLQRLEEEIASLSAERDRLLAGGEVEEASDEQMLGEYLNLQDLLSALPGDFLRVSEEVRRLHREIVSDFRAEQRPSGEVLDDYLRRSEEVLTGSLSGRAFAGAVDLVRDEVTSRELHADIATILGHGFAGELPAEQAATLERTMQTLVEGIEVVLEQRRLLSASLRSHVLRHDPLRDRELDDALRACAERLTDWFATTGPRTTLDAGVAAGVSRLDVASLRTRLHDPADDAAPPPLRRHGEDPAGGSSLSDLRRFGGPDFERLREALGNPPEGPAPGTGALFESLPVDLRRPADLMGLLHLAVAGGGADPREARGRAVYATTRPDGVVHRFAGPDLPLPAPRPEPHEPHEPHEEFDHPA, encoded by the coding sequence ATGAGCAGCATCCGCGACGACCTGGTGCGCGCTCAGCAGGCGTTCGCGCGACCGACGCTGGAGCTGCTGCGCCGCCCCTCCGGCCCCCTGGTCGTGGCCGTCCTGACCTGCGTGTTCGCCGGTCAGCGGACCCGCGTCCCCGCCGACCGCCTGCACAGCCAGGTCCACGGCCTCCTCGGGGAGCTGGCCCTGCACGGGCACGAGGTGCCCGACGTCCCGGCCCGCGACCTGTGCCGCGGCTGGGTCGCGCGGCAGTGGCTGTCGCTGGCCGCGTCGGGGGAGGAGGGCGAGGAGGAGTACGCCCTCACCTCCCACGCCCAGGACGCCGTGGAGTACGTCGCGCGCCTGTCCGGGCCGCGCGTGCTGCTGGGGGAGTCCCGGATCCGCACGATCCTGGACACCGCCCGCCGCTGCGCCACGGGGGCGCGCGCCGACCGGGAGTGGCGCCTGCAGCGGCTGGAGGAGGAGATCGCCTCCCTCAGCGCCGAACGCGACCGCCTGCTGGCCGGCGGGGAGGTCGAGGAGGCCTCCGACGAGCAGATGCTGGGGGAGTACCTCAACCTCCAGGACCTGCTGTCGGCCCTGCCGGGGGACTTCCTGCGGGTCTCGGAGGAGGTCCGGCGCCTGCACCGCGAGATCGTCAGCGACTTCCGCGCCGAGCAGCGCCCCTCGGGGGAGGTGCTGGACGACTACCTGCGCCGCTCCGAGGAGGTGCTGACGGGGTCGCTGTCCGGGCGCGCCTTCGCCGGGGCCGTCGACCTCGTCCGCGACGAGGTGACCTCGCGGGAGCTGCACGCCGACATCGCCACCATCCTGGGCCACGGCTTCGCGGGCGAGCTGCCCGCCGAGCAGGCCGCCACCCTGGAACGGACGATGCAGACCCTCGTGGAGGGCATCGAGGTCGTCCTGGAGCAGCGGCGCCTGCTGTCGGCGTCGCTGCGCTCGCACGTCCTGCGCCACGACCCGCTGCGCGACCGCGAGCTGGACGACGCGCTGCGGGCGTGCGCGGAGCGGCTGACGGACTGGTTCGCCACGACCGGCCCGCGGACCACGCTGGACGCGGGCGTCGCGGCGGGGGTGAGCCGGCTCGACGTCGCCTCGCTGCGGACCCGGCTGCACGACCCCGCCGACGACGCGGCGCCCCCGCCGCTGCGCCGGCACGGGGAGGACCCGGCCGGCGGGTCGTCGCTGAGCGACCTGCGCCGCTTCGGCGGCCCGGACTTCGAGCGCCTGCGCGAGGCCCTGGGGAACCCCCCGGAGGGTCCCGCCCCGGGCACCGGGGCCCTGTTCGAGAGCCTGCCGGTGGACCTGCGCCGTCCCGCGGACCTCATGGGCCTGCTGCACCTGGCCGTCGCGGGCGGGGGCGCGGACCCGCGCGAGGCCCGCGGCCGGGCGGTCTACGCGACCACCCGCCCCGACGGGGTCGTGCACCGCTTCGCCGGCCCCGACCTCCCGCTGCCCGCCCCGCGACCCGAACCGCACGAACCGCACGAACCGCACGAGGAGTTCGATCACCCCGCATGA